In Bacteroidales bacterium, a genomic segment contains:
- the pyrB gene encoding aspartate carbamoyltransferase: protein MINNKSLVSITDYSKEEYLRILQLADEFEKNPQPGLLKDKVVATLFFEPSTRTRLSFESAVLKLGGKVIGFSDSSSSSVTKGETLYDTIKIVSNYCDLIVMRHPLEGTARFASEVTNIPVVNAGDGANQHPTQTLLDLYSIQKTQGTLDNLTIMMVGDLKYGRTVHSLLMAMTQFQTTFHFISPDELKMPEEYKYYLNQLGLKYTEQKDFGANVKDADIIYMTRVQKERFSDPIEYERTKNAYVLKNKMLDGTKETMKVLHPLPRVNEIDQDVDSSPKAYYFTQALNGVFVRQAIIASILGLK, encoded by the coding sequence ATGATAAATAATAAAAGCCTGGTTTCCATTACCGATTACAGCAAGGAGGAATATCTCCGCATACTTCAGCTGGCCGATGAGTTTGAAAAAAATCCACAACCCGGCTTGCTGAAGGATAAAGTAGTTGCCACACTTTTCTTTGAACCCTCTACACGCACAAGGCTCAGCTTTGAAAGTGCCGTGCTGAAACTCGGAGGGAAAGTCATCGGATTCAGCGACTCAAGCTCATCAAGCGTTACAAAGGGTGAAACCCTTTATGATACTATTAAAATCGTAAGTAATTATTGCGATCTTATTGTGATGAGGCATCCGCTTGAAGGAACTGCCCGGTTTGCCAGTGAGGTAACCAATATTCCGGTAGTAAATGCAGGCGATGGGGCCAATCAGCATCCTACCCAAACGCTGCTCGACCTGTATTCCATTCAGAAAACCCAGGGGACACTTGATAACCTCACTATTATGATGGTAGGCGATCTCAAATACGGACGTACGGTTCATTCCCTGCTGATGGCCATGACTCAGTTCCAGACAACCTTTCACTTTATTTCACCCGATGAGCTCAAAATGCCTGAAGAATATAAGTATTACCTCAACCAGCTGGGATTGAAATATACGGAACAAAAAGATTTTGGCGCCAATGTGAAAGATGCCGATATTATATATATGACAAGAGTTCAGAAAGAAAGATTTTCAGACCCAATTGAATATGAGCGTACTAAAAATGCCTATGTGTTAAAGAACAAAATGCTTGATGGAACAAAGGAAACGATGAAAGTGCTTCATCCTCTTCCCAGGGTGAATGAAATAGATCAGGATGTGGATTCAAGTCCCAAAGCCTATTACTTTACCCAGGCCCTGAACGGTGTCTTTGTAAGGCAAGCCATTATAGCTTCAATATTAGGACTTAAATAA
- a CDS encoding YigZ family protein — translation MDAYRTIDQPAEGTFRDRNSRFLAFGNPVTSVNEALEILEVLRKKYHDARHHCYAYRIGVESEQTRMNDDGEPSGTAGKPIYNQILSHGVTNVLVVVVRYFGGTLLGTGGLINAYKSATADMFEHAAITERFIEQTIELKFPYEKLNSIMRILKDENLVPEHPVYEMDCSMQLHVRKGSYDKVIQKLSALGDIHIK, via the coding sequence ATGGATGCTTACAGAACCATAGATCAACCTGCTGAAGGAACATTCCGCGACCGGAACAGCCGGTTTCTTGCATTTGGTAATCCGGTTACCTCTGTGAATGAAGCGCTTGAGATTCTTGAAGTTCTCCGGAAGAAATATCATGATGCAAGGCATCATTGTTATGCCTACCGAATAGGTGTTGAATCAGAGCAAACCAGGATGAATGATGACGGTGAACCTTCAGGAACTGCCGGTAAACCGATCTATAACCAGATTTTATCTCATGGTGTAACCAATGTCCTCGTTGTTGTGGTAAGGTATTTCGGCGGAACATTGCTGGGAACCGGAGGTCTCATCAATGCCTATAAGTCGGCAACAGCCGATATGTTTGAACATGCTGCTATCACTGAACGATTTATTGAACAAACCATTGAATTGAAATTTCCTTATGAAAAACTGAACAGCATCATGCGAATACTGAAAGATGAGAACCTGGTCCCTGAGCATCCGGTGTACGAAATGGATTGCAGCATGCAGCTTCATGTAAGAAAAGGATCATATGATAAGGTAATTCAAAAGCTTTCGGCCCTTGGTGATATTCATATAAAGTGA
- the dnaA gene encoding chromosomal replication initiator protein DnaA yields the protein MHKEVWSNCLKIIKDNVPSISFRTWFEPIVPLRLENKILTIQVPSPFFYEYLEEKYIDIISKTLRKELGYEAKLEYSIVMENPGQSATKLYTIKLPAKNQIEIKNNPVSVPINVEENTIRNPFIFPGIKKMNIDPRLNAEYSFDNFVEGECNRLARSAGFAVANNPGGTAFNPLLIYGDSGLGKTHLAQAIGIEIKDKFQDKTVLYVPANRFQTQFVEAIRNNTKNDFLHFYQMIDVLVIDDVHEFAGKEKTQDIFFHIFNHLHQSGKQLILTCDKPPVELQGLEQRLLSRFKWGLSADLQIPDYETRVAILKQKTYKDGITLPDDVVEYIATHITDNVRELEGALISLLAQSTLNKKEITLNLAKEMIDKLIKNTKREVSIDYIQKVVCNYFDVPVDSLQSKTRKREIVQARQVAMYFSKNLTKSSLATIGSQIGGKDHATVLHACKTVNNLVETDKQFKGQIEEIEKKLKF from the coding sequence ATGCACAAAGAAGTCTGGAGTAATTGCTTAAAAATTATAAAAGACAACGTACCTTCTATCAGTTTTCGCACATGGTTTGAACCCATAGTTCCTTTGCGGTTAGAGAATAAAATACTTACCATCCAGGTGCCAAGCCCATTCTTTTATGAATACCTGGAAGAAAAGTATATCGACATCATCAGTAAAACGCTGAGGAAGGAACTTGGCTATGAAGCAAAACTGGAGTACAGCATTGTCATGGAAAATCCAGGCCAGTCTGCAACAAAGCTCTATACCATTAAGCTCCCTGCTAAAAACCAGATTGAAATAAAGAACAATCCGGTAAGTGTGCCGATCAATGTGGAAGAAAACACCATCCGGAATCCTTTTATTTTCCCGGGGATCAAGAAGATGAACATCGATCCCAGGCTTAATGCTGAGTATTCCTTCGATAATTTTGTTGAAGGTGAATGCAACAGGCTTGCCCGTTCAGCGGGCTTTGCCGTGGCCAATAATCCAGGAGGAACTGCCTTTAATCCCCTGCTGATCTATGGTGACAGCGGACTGGGTAAAACCCATCTTGCACAAGCCATAGGTATTGAAATTAAAGATAAGTTCCAGGATAAAACAGTTTTATATGTTCCTGCCAACCGATTTCAGACACAATTCGTAGAGGCCATCAGGAATAACACAAAGAACGATTTTCTCCATTTCTACCAGATGATTGATGTGCTTGTAATTGATGATGTTCATGAATTTGCAGGCAAGGAAAAGACTCAGGATATCTTCTTCCATATTTTCAATCATCTTCATCAGTCGGGCAAACAGCTCATCCTTACCTGCGATAAACCTCCGGTTGAATTGCAGGGCTTGGAGCAGCGGCTGCTTTCGAGGTTCAAATGGGGGCTTTCAGCTGATCTGCAGATACCTGACTACGAGACAAGGGTTGCCATTCTGAAGCAGAAGACCTATAAAGACGGGATTACGCTGCCTGATGACGTGGTTGAATACATAGCCACCCATATTACCGATAATGTGAGGGAACTTGAAGGCGCCCTGATTTCGTTACTTGCCCAGAGCACGCTGAATAAAAAGGAGATCACGCTCAACCTGGCCAAGGAAATGATCGACAAACTGATCAAGAATACAAAACGTGAAGTTTCAATCGATTATATCCAGAAAGTAGTTTGCAATTACTTTGATGTGCCTGTTGATTCTCTGCAGTCGAAGACGAGAAAAAGAGAAATTGTACAGGCCAGACAGGTTGCCATGTATTTTTCGAAGAACCTTACAAAATCTTCTCTTGCCACCATCGGGTCACAAATCGGTGGAAAAGATCATGCAACGGTTCTTCATGCCTGTAAAACAGTGAATAATCTGGTTGAAACGGATAAACAGTTTAAGGGCCAGATCGAAGAAATAGAAAAGAAACTCAAATTCTAG
- a CDS encoding MlaD family protein gives MKFSREFKIGFVAFVAVALAIWGINYLKGKNIFESSQQYYAVYNNVKGLVENAVVNLNGYKVGNVTKIQFDKDNVNRIVVKISMDKDIRLQKNTTLLLKSGSLISGSKDIDIIPGTENGFHVSGDTLIGGIEPDITSVLDPVINKVQSVIGAVDTLLLSLNDVLDPQTRTNLKNMMANLNSATASLRSNLQPSGQLGQTLGNLNEVTANLKKSNENISNILANFAAISDTLKQAELKALIVHASETFAQTTDLFTKINNGQGTAGQLMVNDSVYNNLNNALSSLDSLLIDLREHPKRYVHLSVFGKKDK, from the coding sequence ATGAAATTTTCCAGAGAATTTAAAATCGGTTTTGTTGCCTTTGTTGCAGTGGCCCTTGCCATTTGGGGAATCAATTATCTGAAAGGTAAAAACATTTTTGAGTCGAGTCAACAGTATTATGCTGTGTATAATAACGTTAAAGGTCTTGTTGAAAATGCAGTCGTCAATCTCAATGGGTATAAAGTCGGGAATGTTACAAAAATCCAGTTCGACAAAGACAATGTAAACCGCATCGTAGTGAAGATTTCAATGGATAAAGACATCAGGTTGCAAAAGAATACGACTTTACTGCTCAAGAGTGGCAGCCTGATATCAGGATCAAAGGATATCGACATAATTCCGGGAACTGAAAACGGATTTCATGTATCGGGCGATACGCTGATAGGAGGAATTGAACCTGACATCACCAGTGTTCTTGATCCTGTAATTAATAAGGTACAATCTGTGATCGGTGCAGTGGATACGCTTTTGCTATCGTTGAATGACGTGCTTGACCCGCAGACAAGGACTAACCTCAAAAATATGATGGCAAACCTCAATTCTGCAACGGCTTCGTTACGCTCAAATCTTCAACCTTCAGGCCAGCTTGGACAGACACTCGGGAATCTGAATGAAGTTACCGCCAATCTTAAGAAAAGCAACGAGAATATTTCTAACATCCTTGCCAATTTTGCCGCAATATCCGACACACTGAAACAGGCTGAACTGAAAGCCCTGATTGTACATGCAAGTGAAACATTCGCGCAAACCACTGACCTGTTTACAAAAATCAATAACGGTCAGGGTACAGCCGGTCAGCTGATGGTAAATGACTCTGTTTACAACAATCTCAATAATGCGCTGTCAAGTCTTGATTCTCTGTTAATTGACCTCCGGGAACATCCGAAACGATATGTTCACCTTTCTGTTTTCGGTAAAAAGGATAAATAA
- a CDS encoding N-acetylmuramoyl-L-alanine amidase: MNKKCTVLIFQRFFILFYVFILGPVSIAAQTPDNGYKLKTVVIDAGHGGKDPGSIGKHATEKELALAIALKAGKYIEENIPEVKVIYTRKTDVFVPLLERAEIANKNKADLIISIHVNAISNPQISGTMTLVLGLNRTSENFEVAKKENSVILLEDNYNTKYAGFDPNDPESYIMFSLMQNLYFDQSVIIAGLVQDQFREKAQRSDKGVKRQGLLVLAQSAMPGILVETGFLSNPDEEAFLMSKQGQDYLASAIYRAFRDYKDIVDSKSTLTASLGNRHVVITDSNSLDPTDTSSGVDPDPVAPDNRFETKKPDIQFKVQIAASLKPITQGSHLFKGMKDVSQYRVGNYYKYAVGSSSTFKDIIPYSKTVKEKFPDAFIIAVKNDTIIPLDRALKEQ; encoded by the coding sequence ATGAACAAAAAATGTACCGTGCTCATTTTTCAGAGGTTTTTTATACTTTTTTATGTTTTCATCCTCGGGCCGGTATCGATAGCTGCTCAGACTCCTGATAACGGGTATAAGCTAAAAACGGTGGTTATAGATGCCGGGCATGGTGGCAAAGATCCGGGCTCGATCGGTAAACATGCTACAGAAAAGGAACTCGCTCTTGCAATCGCTTTAAAAGCAGGGAAATATATTGAAGAGAACATACCGGAAGTTAAAGTGATTTATACCCGTAAAACCGATGTGTTTGTTCCCCTTTTGGAAAGAGCGGAAATAGCCAATAAAAATAAAGCCGACCTCATTATATCGATTCATGTAAATGCCATCAGTAATCCGCAGATTTCAGGAACCATGACCTTGGTTTTGGGCCTAAATAGGACAAGTGAGAATTTTGAGGTGGCAAAAAAGGAAAACTCCGTTATTTTGTTAGAGGATAATTATAATACTAAGTATGCCGGCTTTGATCCCAATGATCCGGAATCGTATATCATGTTCTCGCTGATGCAGAACTTGTATTTTGACCAGAGCGTCATCATTGCAGGGCTGGTTCAGGACCAATTCAGGGAAAAGGCACAAAGGAGTGATAAGGGTGTTAAGCGACAAGGGTTACTTGTCCTTGCGCAGTCAGCAATGCCCGGAATACTTGTGGAAACAGGTTTTCTTTCAAACCCTGATGAAGAGGCGTTTCTGATGAGCAAGCAGGGACAGGATTACCTGGCATCGGCAATTTACAGGGCTTTCAGGGACTATAAAGATATTGTGGATTCAAAATCAACGCTGACGGCTTCTTTGGGAAATCGCCATGTCGTAATTACCGACAGCAATAGTCTGGATCCGACCGATACTTCTTCGGGTGTCGATCCTGATCCCGTTGCTCCTGACAATCGTTTTGAAACGAAAAAGCCCGATATTCAGTTTAAAGTTCAGATTGCAGCATCACTCAAACCCATAACACAGGGATCACACCTGTTTAAGGGCATGAAGGATGTTTCGCAATACAGGGTGGGTAATTATTATAAGTATGCTGTCGGAAGCAGCAGTACCTTTAAAGATATTATTCCTTATAGTAAAACAGTGAAGGAAAAATTTCCGGATGCCTTTATCATTGCAGTGAAGAATGACACCATTATTCCGCTTGATAGGGCGCTGAAGGAGCAGTAG
- a CDS encoding putative LPS assembly protein LptD, producing MSPSLFRLLLIPLLALMTLNMAGQQNTQKPDSTVFADSVRVKADTLLNDSTKKAKKPLLEAEIKYSSEDSLIFSIGQQKVFLYDKGVVNYQDIGLTGNYIEFDYNTRIAMAAGAIDSSGQLTGRPEFTQGTEKFDFDTMRYNFQTRKAKIKSIITQQGEGYLHSTVTKRMANGEINIKNGKYTTCDAPHPHFYIALTKAISIPGKRTVAGPGYLVFEDIPMPLGLPFGFFPNTNKRTSGFIIPEFRDEQRRGFGLENGGWYFAFNDYLDVSIAGSIYSRGTWGVKAVSQYLKRYKYNGQFSAQFFMNKINDDPSSISSRDFKINWSHSQDPKANPTRTFRASVDFATSSFEKRQGTNFGNILENQKNSSIAFTKRWPGRPFNFAANLNASQNTRSKTISATLPSVTFNMDRIYPFRGKKDDGDYNWLQNIQISYNSKLINRMNNIGDSVFFTESTLKKMESGFAHTIPISLDNIRILKNLITITPGVSYNGVVFPYYIRKTHVSDTLFYGNKNYITDTIHRVTYAHAFSASIGVSASPKLYGMYTNKRANPKIIAVRHVMSPKASFSFTPDMKGLVPDYYRKVPTNSSIGANRTYEEYSMYAGQMNSTPSVNGKSGSLSLGLGNNVEMKVRSKNDSTGKGKKVTILDNLDFATSYRPFSPEFKWAPVTMNARSTLFNKNLQIQLSSTFDPYGLNEKGNRQDVFLINQTGKLFRLTTVQFSTGFRLQSAAGKKKDSNAKTGGQTDIDKGYENTQEMTDMYEQEGGSVRNDYVDFDIPWSVNIDYSFRYDKPGYVARKTSSVRMSGDISITPKWKIGLNSSYDFVAKELSATNISVYRDLHCWEMKIGVVPFGNYKSYYFTINAKSAILRDLKWDKRKSWRDNF from the coding sequence TTGTCTCCTTCCCTTTTCAGGCTTCTGCTTATTCCCCTGCTGGCTTTGATGACCCTTAACATGGCAGGCCAGCAGAATACTCAAAAACCCGATTCCACGGTATTTGCCGATTCTGTTAGAGTTAAGGCTGACACGCTGTTGAATGACAGTACAAAAAAAGCCAAGAAACCTCTGCTTGAAGCCGAAATAAAATACTCTTCCGAAGACTCGCTTATTTTTTCAATCGGGCAGCAAAAAGTCTTCCTATACGACAAAGGCGTTGTAAATTACCAGGATATCGGGTTGACAGGTAACTATATCGAATTTGATTATAACACCCGTATAGCCATGGCTGCCGGGGCCATTGATTCGAGCGGACAATTGACAGGCAGGCCCGAATTTACACAGGGTACCGAAAAATTTGATTTCGATACCATGCGATACAATTTTCAAACCCGGAAAGCCAAGATTAAAAGTATTATTACCCAGCAGGGTGAAGGATACTTGCACAGTACCGTTACAAAAAGAATGGCAAACGGGGAAATCAATATCAAAAATGGTAAGTATACTACCTGCGATGCTCCCCATCCTCATTTTTACATTGCACTTACCAAAGCAATTTCAATACCCGGAAAGAGAACCGTGGCAGGACCCGGATACCTCGTTTTTGAAGACATACCTATGCCACTCGGATTGCCGTTTGGCTTTTTTCCCAATACAAACAAGCGAACGTCAGGATTCATCATACCTGAGTTCCGCGACGAACAGCGTCGCGGTTTCGGACTTGAAAACGGGGGATGGTATTTTGCCTTTAACGATTACCTGGATGTATCTATCGCCGGTTCAATTTACTCAAGGGGCACCTGGGGAGTGAAGGCTGTGAGCCAATATCTGAAACGATATAAATACAACGGTCAGTTTTCAGCCCAGTTTTTCATGAATAAAATCAACGACGATCCCAGTTCAATTTCATCCAGGGATTTCAAAATTAACTGGAGTCATTCACAAGATCCGAAAGCAAACCCCACCCGCACCTTCAGGGCAAGCGTCGATTTTGCAACCAGTTCTTTTGAAAAACGACAGGGCACCAATTTTGGCAATATTCTCGAAAATCAGAAGAACTCGAGTATAGCGTTCACAAAAAGATGGCCCGGAAGGCCGTTTAATTTTGCTGCCAACCTGAACGCTTCACAAAACACAAGAAGCAAGACTATAAGCGCCACCCTGCCAAGCGTTACTTTTAACATGGACCGCATTTACCCGTTCAGGGGAAAAAAGGATGACGGTGATTATAACTGGCTACAGAATATACAGATCAGCTATAATTCCAAACTGATAAACAGGATGAATAATATCGGGGATTCTGTATTTTTTACCGAAAGCACATTGAAGAAAATGGAAAGCGGTTTTGCACATACAATCCCGATTTCACTGGATAATATCAGAATTCTTAAAAACCTGATCACCATCACTCCCGGAGTAAGTTACAACGGGGTTGTATTCCCTTATTACATTAGGAAAACACATGTTTCGGACACTCTATTTTATGGGAATAAAAATTATATAACCGATACAATCCACAGAGTTACTTATGCCCATGCATTCTCTGCTTCGATCGGGGTGAGTGCTTCTCCGAAACTTTATGGAATGTACACGAATAAACGGGCTAACCCAAAAATCATCGCAGTTCGACATGTAATGTCACCAAAGGCGTCCTTCAGTTTTACACCCGACATGAAAGGACTTGTTCCTGACTACTATCGCAAAGTTCCTACTAATTCTTCAATTGGCGCTAACAGAACTTATGAAGAATATTCGATGTATGCGGGACAAATGAATTCAACACCGTCGGTGAATGGTAAAAGCGGATCATTATCCCTTGGTTTGGGCAATAACGTTGAAATGAAGGTACGTTCAAAGAACGACTCGACCGGAAAAGGGAAAAAAGTCACTATTCTTGACAACCTTGATTTTGCCACAAGTTACCGCCCGTTCTCGCCTGAGTTCAAATGGGCGCCTGTAACAATGAATGCCCGCAGTACCTTATTCAATAAGAACCTGCAAATCCAGTTAAGTTCAACATTTGATCCTTACGGACTCAATGAAAAAGGAAACAGGCAGGATGTATTCCTTATCAATCAGACAGGAAAACTATTCCGGTTAACCACAGTGCAGTTCAGTACGGGTTTCCGTTTGCAATCAGCAGCAGGAAAGAAAAAGGACAGCAATGCAAAAACCGGGGGACAGACTGATATCGATAAGGGTTACGAAAATACCCAGGAAATGACGGATATGTATGAACAAGAAGGTGGCTCGGTAAGGAATGACTACGTTGATTTTGATATTCCCTGGTCGGTTAATATCGACTATTCATTCCGCTATGATAAACCCGGGTATGTAGCCCGTAAAACGAGCTCAGTGAGGATGAGCGGGGATATCAGTATAACACCAAAATGGAAGATCGGGCTTAATTCATCCTATGACTTCGTTGCCAAGGAATTGAGTGCCACCAATATCAGCGTATACAGGGATCTTCATTGCTGGGAAATGAAAATTGGTGTGGTACCTTTTGGTAACTACAAAAGCTACTACTTCACCATCAATGCCAAATCAGCCATCCTCCGCGACCTGAAGTGGGATAAGAGGAAGAGCTGGAGGGATAATTTCTAG
- the proS gene encoding proline--tRNA ligase, producing the protein MAKELTSRKENYSQWYNDLVIKADLAESSAVRGCMVIKPYGYAIWEKIQGELDRMFKETGHVNAYFPLFIPKSFFSREAEHVEGFAKECAVVTHYRLKNDEKGKGLVVDENAKLEEELIVRPTSETIIWNTYKNWIQSYRDLPILINQWANVVRWEMRTRLFLRTTEFLWQEGHTAHATREEAEEETRKMLDVYATFAENFLAVPVIKGVKTESEKFAGAIATYTIEALMQDGKALQGGTSHFLGQNFARAFDVKFLNKEGKLDYVWATSWGVTTRLIGALIMAHSDDNGLVLPPRLAPIQVVIVPIHKNDEQLQAISEKAESIRKSLTNLGISVKYDGRDTQKPGWKFAEYELKGIPVRLAIGPRDLENNTVEVARRDTFEKKILPLEGIETYVKDLLVEIQQNIYQKALTFRDSNKFYVNSWDEFREIVEVKGGFAYAHWDGTAETEAKIKEETKATIRCIPLDNPQEEGKCILTGKPSKQRVLFAVAY; encoded by the coding sequence ATGGCTAAAGAATTAACAAGCAGAAAAGAGAATTATTCTCAATGGTATAACGATCTTGTAATAAAAGCTGACCTTGCAGAAAGTTCCGCTGTCAGAGGGTGCATGGTTATTAAGCCATATGGTTACGCCATCTGGGAAAAGATACAGGGCGAGCTCGACAGGATGTTTAAGGAAACCGGTCATGTTAATGCATACTTTCCTCTTTTCATACCAAAGTCTTTTTTTAGTCGTGAAGCGGAGCATGTTGAAGGATTCGCCAAAGAATGTGCCGTAGTAACTCATTACAGGCTTAAAAATGATGAAAAGGGCAAGGGACTTGTTGTTGATGAAAACGCCAAGCTCGAAGAAGAACTTATTGTAAGGCCTACTTCGGAAACCATAATATGGAACACCTATAAAAACTGGATTCAGTCATACCGCGATCTGCCCATCCTGATTAACCAGTGGGCCAACGTAGTAAGATGGGAAATGAGAACCCGTTTGTTCCTTCGCACAACTGAGTTTCTTTGGCAGGAAGGCCATACCGCTCATGCTACCCGTGAAGAGGCTGAGGAAGAAACAAGGAAAATGCTAGATGTCTATGCAACTTTCGCTGAGAACTTCCTGGCAGTACCGGTAATTAAAGGTGTAAAAACAGAATCTGAAAAGTTCGCCGGTGCCATTGCCACCTACACTATTGAAGCGCTTATGCAGGATGGAAAAGCCTTGCAGGGTGGTACATCTCATTTCCTGGGACAGAATTTCGCCCGCGCCTTTGATGTGAAATTCCTGAATAAGGAAGGTAAACTGGATTATGTATGGGCAACTTCATGGGGTGTAACCACTCGTCTTATAGGTGCACTAATTATGGCACACTCCGATGATAACGGACTTGTATTGCCGCCCCGGTTGGCTCCGATCCAGGTTGTCATCGTTCCTATTCATAAAAACGACGAACAATTACAAGCCATCTCCGAAAAAGCCGAAAGCATCAGAAAATCGCTTACCAATCTTGGCATTTCAGTTAAATATGATGGCCGCGACACTCAGAAGCCCGGATGGAAATTTGCTGAATATGAGCTAAAGGGCATACCGGTTCGACTGGCAATCGGGCCCAGAGACCTTGAGAACAATACGGTGGAAGTGGCCCGTCGCGATACTTTTGAAAAAAAGATATTACCTCTTGAAGGAATAGAAACCTATGTGAAGGATCTGCTGGTAGAAATTCAGCAGAATATATACCAGAAAGCTTTGACTTTCAGGGATAGCAATAAATTCTATGTTAATTCGTGGGATGAATTCAGGGAAATAGTTGAAGTAAAAGGTGGTTTTGCTTATGCTCACTGGGACGGAACTGCTGAAACCGAGGCAAAGATCAAGGAAGAAACCAAGGCCACGATCCGTTGTATTCCGCTGGATAACCCGCAAGAGGAAGGAAAGTGTATTTTAACAGGAAAACCTTCAAAACAGAGGGTACTGTTTGCAGTGGCCTATTAA
- the trmD gene encoding tRNA (guanosine(37)-N1)-methyltransferase TrmD, which yields MRIDILTILPELLESPLSHSIIKRAREKNVVEIVIHNIRDYSQNKQKQVDDYSFGGGAGMVMCIEPIDLLITKLKSERSYDEIIYLTPDGETFSQRRANYLATCENIILLCGHYKGVDQRVRDYLVTCEISVGDYVLSGGELAAAVITDCVVRLLPGGISDETSALTDSFQDNLLAPPVYTRPAEYKGWKVPEILISGHQKNIDEWRHQQSEERTLKLRPDLLREPVNRRKGKDRE from the coding sequence ATGCGCATAGACATACTGACAATCCTTCCTGAACTGCTCGAAAGTCCTCTCAGCCATTCCATCATAAAAAGGGCCCGGGAGAAAAACGTTGTTGAAATTGTGATTCACAACATAAGGGACTACTCTCAGAATAAGCAAAAGCAGGTTGATGATTATTCTTTTGGAGGAGGTGCAGGTATGGTCATGTGCATCGAACCTATTGACCTGCTGATTACCAAGCTGAAAAGTGAACGCAGCTATGATGAGATTATATACCTCACTCCCGATGGTGAGACTTTCAGCCAGAGACGGGCAAATTACCTGGCCACATGTGAGAATATAATATTGTTATGCGGCCATTATAAAGGAGTGGATCAGCGGGTAAGGGATTACCTGGTTACCTGTGAAATTTCGGTTGGTGATTATGTATTGTCCGGTGGCGAACTGGCTGCAGCCGTAATTACGGATTGTGTTGTAAGGCTTCTTCCGGGAGGCATTTCTGATGAAACATCTGCACTTACGGATTCATTCCAGGATAATTTGCTTGCTCCCCCTGTGTATACCCGTCCGGCAGAATATAAAGGCTGGAAAGTTCCTGAAATACTCATATCAGGGCATCAGAAGAACATTGATGAATGGCGTCATCAGCAATCGGAAGAAAGAACATTAAAACTTCGGCCTGATTTACTCAGAGAACCTGTAAACAGGAGAAAGGGAAAGGACAGGGAATAA